A window of Calliopsis andreniformis isolate RMS-2024a chromosome 3, iyCalAndr_principal, whole genome shotgun sequence contains these coding sequences:
- the LOC143188997 gene encoding zinc finger HIT domain-containing protein 2 yields MNKEIMDLPGTSTTDTNNLCELCNTHSRKYTCPRCGIGYCNIDCYKSEAHLECSESFYKQCIEEELKSQEKDPEDRNKMIEILRRVHEQDLKYVDLETDGTTNEEEEELEEQMDSDDEEDALDLEQRLQNINLDNADEVWSALTEDEKQQFEALLKNGEIEKLLPEWIPWWTYHVNRKLIQDMSQQSDKETNEFPALVQVPLFNELQKASPNVQFNITNVIYAYTYIANYYNGDYLNCPLEATIIFLDLCDNMKLNNNYDNAESAIASVINNVVNCNWLPQDEQTVLAFKKAGDMIMQGPGQENKYFYISIALSELHRLLTTAKKELSKYKNKPESKEFSKKFAQRYNTDYTNLSKKTLLLYCKKLEYYLSWCKGSRV; encoded by the exons ATGAACAAGGAAATAATGGATCTTCCTGGAACTAGCACGACAGATACAAATAATCTTTGTGAATT GTGCAATACACATTCTCGTAAATATACTTGTCCAAGATGTGGCATAGGATATTGTAATATTGATTGTTATAAATCAGAAGCTCACTTAGAATGTTCAGAAAGTTTCTATAAACAATGTATAGAAGAAGAATTAAAATCTCAGGAAAAAGATCCAGAGGATAGAAACAAAATGATTGAAATTCTTAGGAGAGTACATGAGCAAGATTTGAAATATGTAGATTTAGAAACTGATGGAACAACtaatgaagaagaagaagaattagAAGAACAGATGGATTCAGATGACGAAGAAGAT GCTTTAGATTTGGAGCAGCGactacaaaatataaatttggATAATGCAGACGAAGTATGGTCTGCATTAACTGAAGATGAAAAACAACAGTTTGAAGCTTTACTAAAAAATGGTGAAATAGAAAAGTTGCTGCCTGAATGGATTCCATGGTGGACTTATCATGTTAACAGGAAACTTATACAGGATATGAGTCAACAGAGCGATAAAGAAACAAATGAATTCCCAGCTTTAGTTCAAGTTCCACTATTCAACGAGTTACAG AAAGCCTCTCCAAATGTTCAGTTCAACATAACAAATGTAATCtatgcatatacatatatagcaaACTACTACAATGGTGATTATTTAAATTGTCCTTTAGAAGCTACAATTATTTTTCTTGATCTCTGCGATAATATGAAATTGAACAACAATTATGATAATGCTGAGTCAGCAATAGCTTCTGTTATAAACAATGTTGTCAAT TGTAATTGGTTACCACAAGATGAACAAACTGTATTAGCTTTTAAGAAAGCTGGAGACATGATAATGCAAGGACCAGGAcaggaaaataaatatttttacataaGTATTGCTCTTTCTGAACTACATAGATTACTAACAACAGCTAAAAAAGAACTATCTAAGTACAAAAATAAACCAGAAAGTAaagaattttcaaaaaaatttgcGCAAAGATACAATACGGATTATACAAATTTATCGAAAAAGACTCTTCTTTTGTATTGCaaaaaattagaatattatTTATCCTGGTGTAAAGGTTCACGAGTATAA